Proteins from one Deltaproteobacteria bacterium genomic window:
- the gcvH gene encoding glycine cleavage system protein GcvH, giving the protein MKEINELNMPDDARYADDHEWARLEGDKVRVGLDDYAQDQLGDIVFVELPQEGDSFKKGEVFATVESVKAVCECYLPVGGKIIAVNTALEEAPELLNKSPYGDGWMADLDPADLSELDTLMTNVECLEKLKGAE; this is encoded by the coding sequence ATGAAGGAAATCAATGAACTGAATATGCCCGATGATGCGCGCTATGCAGATGATCATGAATGGGCCAGGCTTGAAGGCGATAAGGTTCGGGTCGGTCTTGACGACTATGCCCAGGATCAGCTCGGAGATATTGTTTTCGTTGAACTTCCACAGGAGGGCGATAGCTTCAAAAAAGGGGAAGTGTTTGCAACCGTGGAATCCGTGAAAGCAGTTTGCGAATGTTATCTGCCGGTGGGAGGAAAAATCATTGCTGTAAACACAGCCCTTGAAGAAGCGCCTGAACTGCTGAACAAAAGCCCTTACGGCGACGGATGGATGGCCGACCTCGATCCGGCCGATCTGTCTGAGTTGGATACACTCATGACTAATGTTGAGTGCCTGGAAAAGCTGAAAGGAGCCGAGTAG
- the gcvPA gene encoding aminomethyl-transferring glycine dehydrogenase subunit GcvPA, giving the protein MRYLPHTSEEIASMLEAVGVDDLDSLFSTVPEECRFSADLDLPEPLTEWDLNAHMQALANNMAVSPEYKVFMGAGSYEHFVPASVFYLLGRSEFVTSYTPYQPEMSQGTLQAIYEYQTLTARLLGMEIATASHYDGATALAESLLMAIRVTKRKRVAVSRLIHPLYRRVVHTYFEPTGYEVVELGYLENGVTDLTDLDNMEDFAAVAVQSPNFFGCIENFQAVGEKAHDRQALFIASFTEALSYGLLKSPGSQGADIACGEGQSMGIPQTFGGPALGMLASRKKYMRSLPGRLVGQTKDLDGKRGFVLTLATREQHIRREKATSNICTNNSLCALAAAMYMASVGGTGIRELARLNHDKAEYLKRELKNAGLAITFDDPTFNEFVVEFPAGFQAAYERLLEKKIVAGLHLAPYYPELANHYLLCVTETRSKEDMDSLVREVTS; this is encoded by the coding sequence ATGCGTTATCTTCCACATACCAGTGAAGAGATTGCTTCAATGCTTGAAGCTGTGGGGGTTGACGACCTTGACTCTCTCTTTTCGACAGTCCCCGAGGAGTGCCGTTTTTCCGCTGATCTCGATTTGCCGGAGCCGTTGACCGAATGGGACCTAAACGCCCACATGCAGGCTTTGGCCAACAACATGGCCGTCTCCCCGGAATACAAGGTGTTTATGGGAGCAGGCAGTTATGAACATTTCGTGCCTGCCTCTGTATTCTATCTCTTGGGCCGGTCCGAGTTTGTCACCTCTTACACTCCCTACCAGCCGGAGATGAGCCAGGGAACACTTCAGGCCATTTATGAGTATCAGACGCTGACTGCCCGCCTTTTAGGCATGGAGATAGCCACGGCATCTCATTACGACGGCGCCACGGCCTTGGCCGAATCGCTCCTCATGGCCATTCGTGTGACCAAGCGAAAACGAGTTGCCGTCTCACGTCTGATTCACCCCCTTTATCGTCGTGTGGTCCATACCTATTTTGAGCCTACGGGCTACGAAGTCGTCGAACTTGGCTATCTCGAAAACGGTGTGACCGACCTCACTGACCTTGATAACATGGAAGATTTTGCGGCGGTCGCAGTGCAGTCGCCCAATTTCTTCGGATGTATTGAGAACTTTCAAGCCGTTGGAGAAAAAGCTCATGACAGGCAGGCCCTTTTTATCGCTTCATTTACGGAAGCCCTTTCGTACGGACTTCTAAAGAGCCCCGGGAGTCAAGGAGCCGACATTGCATGCGGGGAAGGCCAAAGCATGGGTATTCCACAAACCTTTGGAGGCCCGGCGCTCGGCATGCTGGCAAGCAGAAAAAAATACATGCGAAGCCTGCCTGGCCGCCTCGTGGGCCAGACTAAAGACCTGGACGGAAAAAGAGGCTTTGTGCTCACGCTTGCCACGAGAGAGCAGCATATTCGCCGGGAAAAAGCGACCTCCAATATCTGCACGAACAACAGTCTCTGTGCCCTGGCTGCGGCAATGTATATGGCCTCTGTGGGGGGCACAGGGATCCGGGAGCTTGCCCGCCTCAACCATGACAAGGCTGAATATCTCAAGAGAGAACTGAAAAACGCCGGTCTCGCGATAACCTTTGACGACCCCACATTCAACGAGTTTGTTGTGGAATTCCCCGCGGGCTTTCAGGCTGCCTATGAACGCCTTCTGGAAAAGAAAATCGTAGCAGGCCTCCATCTGGCTCCATATTATCCTGAACTTGCCAACCATTACCTGTTGTGTGTCACGGAAACCAGATCCAAGGAGGACATGGATAGCCTTGTCAGGGAGGTTACATCATGA
- the gcvPB gene encoding aminomethyl-transferring glycine dehydrogenase subunit GcvPB, whose amino-acid sequence MKESLGANGLILNEPLLWEKGKKGRSGFSLPRRDVESSPLGQGLTCEGPELPDLSEIDVVRHYTRLSQWNFGVDTGMYPLGSCTMKYSPKTNEKQASLPGFAGAHPLLPAALSQGVLQMMFELQQYLAEITGMDAATLQPAAGAHGELTGMLLMYAFYKSRGERRSKIIVPDTAHGTNPASAALCGYSPVPVKSNDQGILSVEAIAEVMDENTAGIMVTNPNTLGLYEENIHKIAEIVHAKGGIVYCDGANMNAVMGVTRMGEIGVDVMHLNLHKTFSTPHGGGGPGSGPVCVKKGLEPFLPVPRVMEENGIYGLSEDFPESVGKMQAFHGNVGVMIKAYSYIRSMGPKNLKKASQLAVLNANYIKERLKGTLHLAYDRPCMHECVFSDKNQTAHKIATIDMAKRLMDYGFHPPTVYFPLVVHGSIMIEPTETESKEDIDQFIEAFKTIANEAGRNPELLHDAPKRCKVRRLDETTAARKPCLAG is encoded by the coding sequence ATGAAGGAATCTCTGGGAGCTAACGGTCTGATACTGAACGAACCACTGCTCTGGGAAAAGGGAAAGAAGGGCCGAAGCGGATTCTCCCTTCCGCGACGTGATGTGGAGTCATCCCCTCTCGGCCAGGGACTTACATGCGAAGGCCCTGAACTCCCGGATTTGAGCGAAATCGACGTGGTGCGCCACTACACAAGGCTGTCACAATGGAATTTTGGAGTAGATACCGGCATGTACCCCCTGGGTTCGTGCACGATGAAATACAGCCCGAAGACTAATGAGAAACAGGCGAGCCTTCCAGGATTTGCGGGCGCACATCCCTTGCTTCCCGCGGCCCTGTCTCAAGGCGTGCTCCAGATGATGTTTGAACTCCAGCAATATCTTGCTGAGATCACCGGAATGGATGCCGCCACGCTTCAACCTGCAGCAGGCGCTCATGGAGAGCTCACTGGAATGCTTCTTATGTATGCGTTTTACAAAAGCCGGGGTGAACGACGCTCTAAGATTATTGTCCCTGATACCGCTCACGGCACAAACCCTGCCTCTGCGGCGCTGTGCGGTTATAGTCCAGTGCCCGTCAAATCCAACGATCAGGGAATCCTTTCTGTAGAGGCCATTGCCGAGGTCATGGATGAGAACACGGCCGGCATCATGGTGACTAACCCAAATACCCTTGGCCTATACGAAGAAAACATCCATAAAATAGCCGAAATAGTCCACGCTAAAGGCGGGATTGTCTATTGTGACGGAGCCAACATGAATGCTGTCATGGGTGTAACAAGAATGGGCGAGATCGGCGTGGACGTCATGCACCTTAATCTGCACAAGACTTTTTCAACGCCCCATGGTGGAGGAGGCCCAGGTTCGGGACCGGTCTGTGTCAAAAAAGGGCTTGAGCCATTTCTGCCCGTTCCCCGGGTGATGGAGGAAAACGGAATATACGGGCTCTCGGAAGACTTTCCTGAATCAGTCGGCAAGATGCAGGCCTTTCACGGAAATGTTGGCGTCATGATCAAGGCATACAGCTATATTCGGAGCATGGGGCCGAAAAACCTGAAAAAGGCCAGCCAGCTTGCCGTTCTCAACGCCAACTATATCAAAGAACGACTGAAAGGAACGTTGCATCTTGCCTATGACAGGCCGTGCATGCATGAGTGCGTCTTTTCAGACAAGAATCAAACGGCGCATAAAATTGCGACTATCGATATGGCCAAGCGCCTGATGGATTACGGCTTTCATCCGCCGACAGTCTATTTTCCGCTGGTCGTGCATGGTTCCATCATGATTGAACCCACGGAGACAGAGTCCAAAGAGGATATCGATCAGTTTATCGAGGCCTTTAAAACGATCGCAAATGAGGCCGGCAGAAATCCGGAGTTGCTCCATGATGCGCCGAAGCGCTGCAAGGTAAGAAGACTGGACGAAACAACAGCAGCGCGCAAGCCATGCCTTGCGGGCTGA
- the lipA gene encoding lipoyl synthase: MNKKWLYVELSTVGYKDAWNLQTHLVSARHENRVATDVVLMMEHPAVFTVGRRGGLNDLTVSQNILKASGIPVIQVERGGRMTFHGPGQLIMYPVVDLRALNIAVTDYVENLEEVMIRTADNWGIKAERNPLNAGVWVDGNKLGSIGIAIRHGISFHGLALNVNLSLKPFRWINPCGLQGIGVTSMERELSSRVPMSQVRTTVKGHFEAVFGVELVTTRLAELPADCSPISFCILQNPQGRSLLDSQFLHSEARCACATKDKEMMQEQAAKMRVRKPRWLKRSLPTGPRYEAVRTLLRKSRLHTVCQEAKCPNLWECFSRRIATFLIMGPRCTRNCRFCAVERRPTSPPDPEEPARVAETAQHMGLRYVVITSVTRDDLPDGGAGFFAETIDEIRKRTPEAFVEVLIPDFQGNCEALQTVLQARPDVLNHNLETVPRLYPTVRPEALYPRSLELLRRAKAYYPAIPTKSGLMLGLGEFPEEVEKTLEDLVAAGCTVLTLGQYLQPSKEHLPVERFVAPEEFDAWKEVALGMGFSAVASGPFVRSSYHAEELHEALGRGAQP, from the coding sequence TTGAACAAAAAATGGCTTTATGTTGAGCTTTCTACGGTGGGTTATAAAGACGCCTGGAATCTGCAAACGCATCTTGTGTCTGCAAGACATGAGAACCGTGTTGCCACAGATGTTGTTTTAATGATGGAACACCCCGCTGTGTTTACTGTGGGGCGCAGGGGCGGGTTGAACGACCTTACCGTGTCACAAAATATCTTGAAGGCGTCCGGAATTCCCGTGATTCAAGTGGAACGCGGGGGCCGCATGACTTTTCACGGCCCCGGACAGCTCATCATGTACCCGGTTGTTGATCTTCGTGCGCTCAACATAGCGGTGACTGATTATGTCGAGAATCTCGAAGAAGTGATGATTCGCACTGCTGACAATTGGGGGATCAAGGCCGAAAGAAACCCCCTAAACGCAGGGGTCTGGGTTGACGGCAACAAGCTGGGAAGCATTGGCATAGCTATTCGCCACGGAATATCCTTTCATGGTCTTGCTTTAAACGTCAATCTTTCGCTGAAGCCTTTCAGATGGATCAACCCCTGCGGTCTTCAGGGAATAGGGGTGACATCTATGGAGCGCGAGCTTTCGTCCAGAGTACCCATGAGTCAAGTACGGACAACTGTAAAAGGTCACTTCGAAGCCGTTTTTGGAGTCGAACTTGTTACTACTCGGCTGGCGGAACTACCGGCCGACTGTTCGCCGATCTCTTTCTGTATCTTACAGAACCCGCAGGGACGCAGCCTTCTTGATTCCCAATTCCTTCATTCTGAGGCCCGTTGCGCTTGTGCGACCAAAGACAAAGAAATGATGCAGGAACAAGCTGCGAAAATGCGTGTCCGAAAACCACGCTGGTTGAAGCGGAGCCTTCCCACAGGGCCAAGGTACGAAGCGGTCAGGACCCTGTTGCGAAAAAGTCGACTTCACACCGTGTGCCAGGAAGCAAAATGCCCTAATCTCTGGGAGTGTTTTTCCCGACGCATTGCAACCTTTCTCATTATGGGTCCTCGGTGCACACGCAACTGCCGTTTCTGTGCTGTGGAACGCAGGCCGACAAGCCCTCCCGACCCCGAAGAACCAGCCCGTGTAGCCGAAACCGCACAACATATGGGATTGCGCTATGTGGTCATCACCTCTGTCACAAGGGATGATCTGCCCGATGGCGGAGCCGGTTTCTTTGCAGAGACAATTGATGAGATCCGAAAAAGAACGCCTGAAGCCTTTGTGGAGGTCCTGATCCCCGATTTTCAGGGCAATTGCGAGGCTCTTCAGACGGTCCTTCAAGCTCGGCCCGACGTTTTGAACCATAATCTGGAAACCGTGCCTCGCCTTTATCCCACTGTTCGGCCGGAGGCCTTGTATCCTCGATCACTTGAACTGCTCAGGCGGGCGAAGGCATATTACCCTGCCATACCCACCAAGTCGGGCCTCATGCTGGGCCTGGGGGAATTTCCTGAAGAAGTGGAGAAGACATTGGAGGATCTTGTTGCTGCCGGCTGCACTGTCCTCACGCTGGGCCAGTATCTTCAGCCGTCGAAAGAACATCTTCCGGTTGAACGCTTCGTTGCTCCTGAAGAATTCGACGCCTGGAAGGAGGTTGCTCTCGGAATGGGCTTTTCCGCAGTGGCCAGCGGTCCTTTTGTGCGCAGTTCTTATCACGCAGAAGAGCTTCATGAAGCCCTCGGCCGAGGGGCGCAGCCTTAG
- a CDS encoding glycerate kinase, producing MNKQHKELEMIRSDAKEIFAGCLGAVDPYRAVKRFVHLEGDRLVVGMEGRPKTELDLAEFDRISLVGAGKATAPMARAIEDLFGKRIQKGLINVKYGFTQELAFTEITEAGHPVPDENGVKGSRKIFDFLQSAGEKDLIFSLISGGGSALLPHPGGDITLSDKQEITRRLLACGASIDEINAVRKHIASSKGGQMARAAFPATVVNLMLSDVVGDKMDVIASGPFVPDTSTFKDVWGIFKKYNLKDIPAFIQKHIKAGLDGQIPETPKKNDTIFDRVFNFVVGSNILALEAASAKAKELGYETLILSSMVEGETREVARVHTAMAKEIVKTGRPIPPPACVISGGETTVTIRGDGLGGRNQEFCLAACLDLVELPPRVVILSGGTDGNDGPTDAAGALVDPLTVTRGKDAGMEAAEFLNRNDAYHFFEKTSDLLMTGPTNTNVMDVRLVLVC from the coding sequence ATGAACAAACAACACAAAGAATTGGAAATGATACGTTCCGACGCTAAAGAGATATTTGCCGGCTGTCTTGGGGCTGTGGACCCGTACAGGGCGGTAAAACGTTTTGTACACCTTGAGGGAGACAGGCTGGTGGTCGGAATGGAAGGACGGCCTAAAACCGAACTTGACTTGGCCGAATTCGATCGCATCTCGCTCGTTGGTGCAGGAAAGGCCACTGCCCCAATGGCCAGGGCCATTGAAGATCTGTTCGGAAAAAGGATCCAGAAAGGGCTGATCAACGTCAAATACGGCTTTACACAAGAGCTCGCGTTTACTGAGATCACCGAGGCCGGCCATCCCGTGCCGGATGAAAACGGCGTAAAAGGGAGCAGAAAGATATTTGATTTCTTGCAAAGCGCAGGCGAGAAGGACCTGATTTTTTCTCTCATATCCGGTGGGGGATCCGCCCTGCTCCCCCACCCTGGGGGAGATATCACACTTTCGGACAAGCAGGAAATTACCCGAAGATTGCTCGCGTGTGGAGCCAGTATTGATGAGATAAATGCTGTCAGAAAGCACATAGCGTCTTCTAAAGGCGGGCAGATGGCAAGGGCGGCCTTTCCGGCCACCGTTGTCAACTTGATGCTCTCGGACGTGGTGGGAGACAAAATGGACGTGATTGCCTCAGGACCTTTTGTGCCTGACACCTCCACGTTCAAAGATGTTTGGGGGATCTTCAAGAAGTATAACTTGAAGGATATCCCCGCTTTCATCCAAAAACACATCAAGGCGGGCTTGGACGGGCAGATCCCCGAAACACCAAAAAAGAATGATACGATATTCGACCGTGTCTTCAATTTTGTCGTGGGAAGCAATATATTAGCCCTGGAAGCGGCAAGTGCAAAGGCGAAAGAACTCGGATATGAAACACTTATCCTTTCCTCTATGGTGGAAGGAGAAACAAGGGAAGTGGCACGGGTTCACACCGCCATGGCCAAGGAAATTGTCAAAACCGGCAGGCCGATTCCGCCACCGGCATGTGTTATCTCAGGAGGTGAAACCACGGTGACTATCCGGGGTGATGGTCTTGGAGGAAGAAACCAGGAGTTCTGCCTGGCTGCATGCCTCGACCTTGTGGAGCTTCCGCCTCGTGTTGTCATCCTGAGCGGGGGCACAGACGGAAATGACGGCCCCACAGACGCGGCAGGCGCCTTGGTAGATCCTTTGACAGTAACGCGAGGAAAAGATGCAGGGATGGAGGCAGCCGAGTTTCTGAACAGAAACGACGCGTATCACTTCTTTGAAAAGACCAGTGATCTCCTTATGACCGGTCCTACGAATACGAACGTAATGGATGTCAGGCTTGTGTTAGTGTGCTGA
- a CDS encoding acetate kinase: MKILVINTGSSSIKYELFDVDHHRIMAGGLVEKIGEERGIHTHRKTMPNGETVKRVEERLIADHRQGLNRVVGLLVHPEHGVIADKTDISAVGHRVVHGGEAFNSTVIIDEKVIAAIKEYVPLAPLHNPANLMGIEVAGSIFPDAPQVAVFDTAFHQTIPSHAFLYAIPHEMYERHKVRRYGFHGTSHAYVSEQAAEYLGRPLAELNLITIHIGNGASMAAIKNGKSVDTTMGMTPLAGLVMGTRSGDVDPALPFFLANHLGMSLKEIDMILNKESGLKGMCGTNDMREVIEKKNAGEERARIALDIYTYRIKKFIGAYFAVLGSLDCVIFTAGIGENAPYIRELSCRGLNKLGIEIDLERNNKTGNGIREISSPGSKVKVLVILTNEELKIARETKKAIENV, encoded by the coding sequence ATGAAAATACTCGTGATCAATACAGGAAGTTCATCCATCAAGTACGAATTGTTCGATGTAGACCACCATAGGATCATGGCAGGGGGCCTGGTCGAAAAAATCGGCGAAGAAAGGGGCATTCATACCCATAGAAAAACCATGCCCAACGGCGAAACCGTGAAAAGAGTTGAAGAGAGGCTGATCGCTGACCATCGTCAGGGGCTGAACCGTGTCGTGGGCCTGCTGGTTCATCCGGAACATGGGGTCATCGCGGACAAGACCGATATCTCGGCTGTGGGCCACCGCGTGGTCCATGGCGGGGAGGCGTTCAACTCAACCGTGATTATTGATGAAAAGGTCATCGCTGCCATTAAGGAATACGTCCCCCTGGCCCCTTTGCATAATCCTGCCAATCTGATGGGGATTGAGGTTGCCGGATCGATTTTTCCTGATGCGCCGCAGGTCGCGGTATTTGATACGGCCTTTCACCAGACCATCCCCAGCCATGCCTTTCTCTATGCCATTCCCCACGAGATGTATGAGCGGCACAAGGTGCGGCGTTATGGTTTTCACGGCACTTCGCACGCCTATGTCTCTGAGCAGGCGGCAGAGTATCTGGGCAGGCCCCTGGCAGAGCTTAATCTCATTACCATTCATATCGGCAACGGGGCCAGCATGGCGGCCATCAAAAATGGCAAATCCGTTGATACCACCATGGGGATGACGCCTCTTGCCGGATTAGTGATGGGAACCCGGTCAGGCGATGTGGACCCTGCGCTTCCCTTTTTCCTGGCAAACCATCTGGGAATGTCTCTTAAGGAAATTGATATGATCCTGAATAAAGAGAGCGGTCTGAAAGGAATGTGCGGAACCAATGACATGCGGGAAGTCATTGAGAAAAAGAACGCGGGTGAAGAGCGGGCAAGAATTGCTCTTGACATCTACACCTACCGGATAAAAAAATTTATCGGTGCATATTTTGCGGTCTTAGGGAGCCTTGACTGTGTGATCTTTACGGCAGGAATTGGGGAAAACGCACCATATATCCGCGAACTCTCCTGCCGCGGATTAAACAAGCTGGGCATCGAGATTGATCTGGAAAGGAACAATAAGACCGGAAACGGGATCAGAGAAATCAGCTCTCCGGGCAGTAAAGTCAAAGTCCTGGTGATCCTCACAAATGAGGAGCTGAAAATCGCGCGGGAGACAAAAAAGGCGATTGAAAATGTATAG
- a CDS encoding ATP-binding protein, with product MIERKLFPDLVGHLHQKEISIIIGPRQSGKTTLMDLLREHLDRKGERTLYLNLDIEWDRPHFESQSALLRKIELELSKERGYVFIDEIQRKENAGLFLKGLFDLKLPYKFIVSGSGSLELKEKIHESLVGRKRLFELNTITFDEFINHKTDYKYKENLAGFLEIEKDKTQQLLMEYMNFGGYPRVVLASELTEKIRIIDEIFSSILEKDIAYLLKVDKTEAFSAMIKVLSSQIGNLINYSELSSTLNISYQTVKRYLWYSQNIFLLDIISPYARNVRKEITKSPVPYFWDLGLRNYVLGIFGHLGSPSECGFIFENLVFLLLKKQIRFSAIKLNFWRTKDKAEVDFVLERGGNIVPIEVQYKSLKKTVFSRSLRSFIEKYSPDEAYVVNLDYSNTLKINKTTLFFLPYYELLYKKIGGTI from the coding sequence ATGATCGAAAGAAAGCTTTTTCCAGACCTGGTAGGCCATCTCCACCAAAAAGAGATAAGTATTATCATAGGACCTCGCCAGTCCGGCAAAACGACCCTCATGGACCTGCTGAGGGAACACCTTGATAGAAAAGGCGAGCGAACGCTGTACCTGAATCTTGATATTGAATGGGACAGGCCTCACTTTGAATCCCAATCGGCGTTGCTCAGGAAGATAGAATTAGAGCTAAGCAAAGAGCGGGGTTATGTTTTCATTGATGAAATACAGCGGAAAGAAAATGCCGGTCTTTTTCTTAAGGGCCTTTTTGATCTAAAGTTGCCATATAAGTTCATTGTGTCCGGATCCGGAAGTCTCGAATTGAAAGAAAAAATCCATGAATCTCTTGTCGGAAGAAAACGGTTATTTGAACTAAACACAATTACGTTTGATGAGTTTATCAACCACAAAACAGACTACAAGTATAAGGAAAATCTCGCCGGATTTCTTGAAATAGAAAAGGACAAGACCCAACAGTTGTTAATGGAATATATGAATTTTGGGGGATACCCACGTGTTGTGCTGGCGTCCGAGCTAACAGAAAAAATACGGATTATAGACGAGATTTTCAGCAGCATCCTCGAAAAAGACATCGCATATCTTCTCAAAGTTGATAAAACGGAGGCATTCAGCGCCATGATAAAGGTCCTCTCCAGCCAAATCGGAAACCTTATCAACTACTCCGAACTGTCATCCACACTGAACATTTCATATCAAACGGTGAAGAGATATTTGTGGTATTCCCAAAACATATTCCTTTTAGATATCATCTCGCCTTATGCTCGAAACGTGAGAAAGGAAATCACAAAGTCACCCGTTCCTTACTTTTGGGACCTGGGCCTGCGGAATTATGTTTTAGGCATTTTTGGCCACTTGGGCAGCCCATCAGAGTGTGGATTCATTTTCGAAAATCTTGTCTTTCTACTGCTCAAAAAGCAAATAAGATTCAGTGCGATAAAACTGAATTTCTGGCGCACAAAGGATAAAGCTGAAGTCGATTTTGTTCTGGAAAGGGGCGGAAATATCGTTCCAATCGAAGTTCAGTATAAGTCTTTAAAGAAAACAGTTTTCTCGCGATCTTTGCGCAGTTTTATTGAGAAGTATTCGCCTGATGAAGCCTATGTCGTGAATCTTGATTACAGTAATACTCTTAAAATCAATAAGACGACACTTTTCTTTCTTCCATATTATGAATTGCTCTATAAGAAAATAGGTGGGACAATTTGA
- a CDS encoding cation diffusion facilitator family transporter, producing the protein MNSGISTDQRSHLVGRTEETKQIQRVAIYAFLLNFGLAGLKAALAYLSGSLAVVASAVDSATDSVASLAVLGGLKLSTRKSRAFPYGLYKIENVISVIVAIFIFFAGFEIARKALSPAEKLPAISPWIIALLLAGTLMTFLFGQYAIAAGKRTESPTLIAEGRHRQVDVLSSIVVLVAVVLHYFGLNASFFGITIDHVAAGLVVVFIARAGWELLSDGMRVLLDASMSPEALDQVRQIIEAEPMVTEIRSLTGRNAGRFRFLETTLALRTDDLIKAHTISDQIEAEIRKQLPHVEHVVIHCEPQVREYLHVAVPLADTTGKVSSHFGEAPYFALLRLRFADRHIERQEVVANPHTKVPKAKGIRVAEWLVKHKIDVVAVKEDLRKKGPAYVFADAGVELQILSVGQLSEVIASLGK; encoded by the coding sequence ATGAACTCTGGAATCTCTACTGATCAGCGCAGTCACCTCGTTGGCCGCACCGAAGAAACCAAACAGATCCAGCGGGTGGCCATATATGCCTTTCTTCTCAACTTCGGGCTTGCAGGACTTAAAGCGGCGCTGGCATACCTTTCCGGCAGCCTGGCCGTTGTCGCCAGCGCTGTGGATTCCGCCACGGACTCTGTTGCCTCGCTGGCCGTTCTTGGTGGGCTCAAGCTGTCAACCCGCAAAAGCCGCGCATTTCCTTACGGATTATACAAAATCGAAAATGTGATTTCAGTAATTGTGGCAATATTCATCTTTTTCGCAGGCTTTGAAATCGCCCGCAAAGCCCTGTCGCCGGCAGAAAAACTCCCTGCTATCAGCCCCTGGATCATCGCTTTGTTGCTTGCCGGCACGTTGATGACCTTTCTTTTCGGCCAATACGCCATTGCCGCGGGAAAGCGAACCGAATCCCCCACCTTGATCGCTGAGGGCCGCCATCGACAGGTTGACGTGCTCTCTTCCATCGTGGTGTTGGTGGCAGTGGTTCTCCATTATTTTGGGTTGAACGCGAGTTTTTTCGGCATCACCATAGATCATGTTGCCGCGGGATTAGTCGTTGTCTTCATTGCCCGCGCTGGATGGGAGCTCCTTTCAGACGGCATGCGTGTATTGCTGGATGCCTCCATGTCCCCTGAAGCCCTTGACCAGGTCAGACAGATTATTGAGGCTGAGCCCATGGTGACAGAGATACGATCGCTCACGGGCCGAAACGCCGGGCGTTTCCGCTTCTTGGAGACTACCTTGGCGCTGCGAACCGATGACTTGATTAAGGCTCACACAATCAGCGATCAAATCGAAGCCGAAATCCGCAAACAGTTGCCTCACGTGGAGCACGTGGTGATCCACTGTGAACCTCAGGTGCGCGAGTACCTGCATGTCGCCGTACCCCTTGCAGACACCACAGGAAAAGTGAGCAGCCATTTTGGTGAAGCCCCGTACTTTGCCCTGTTAAGGTTGCGTTTTGCCGATAGGCACATCGAACGGCAAGAAGTGGTTGCCAATCCACACACCAAGGTGCCAAAGGCTAAAGGAATTCGTGTGGCCGAGTGGCTGGTCAAACACAAAATAGATGTGGTGGCTGTGAAAGAGGACTTGCGGAAAAAAGGCCCGGCTTATGTTTTTGCCGACGCGGGCGTTGAATTACAGATTTTATCAGTCGGTCAACTAAGCGAAGTCATTGCCTCCCTTGGCAAATGA